The following are from one region of the Silene latifolia isolate original U9 population chromosome 9, ASM4854445v1, whole genome shotgun sequence genome:
- the LOC141600219 gene encoding protein NRT1/ PTR FAMILY 1.2-like, producing MESHIHEDNIDQLEKGMKDPLIIHPSKPLGGVRTLPFILANDGFERAAYYGLQPNMILYLMGAYGLDMATGSNIIFLWSAATNFTPILGALLADTYVGRFWMIGFGSIATLLGMVLLWSTTIIPGARPTSYDNTASISSTSPTLFQLLYLCFSLGLMSIGAGGIRSSALAFGADQLVTIESDENAKPESSKALASLFNWYYFSITISMLFALTCIVYIQDHLGWQVGFAVPVSLMLVSAVSFFSASSFYVKVKPMASGLTRSAQVVVAAWRNRHYKFSSHPSSELVYHVAKGSATEFPTEKLGFLNKACIVKDPKPDLAPDEMAQDPWCLCTTDQVEEFKSIMNMIPLWSTGIMLSVSSVSLSSFLVLQAKSMDRHIFTPSFEIPPASFGTFALISVMTWLLLYDRVIIPLASKVMGKPVRIDVITRMGIGLLLSFLNMVLIGAVENVRRGTTREGDPSTALSALWLVPQCCLLGLADAFTMIAQIEFFYSEFPRSMSCISSNLAGLCVGVSSLIASFILTVVNYVTKQGGKQSWVSSDPNKGHYDYYFWLLAGLNLLNYIGFVYCSRAYREGKRDSQANIYSANE from the exons ATGGAGTCACATATACATGAAGATAATATTGATCAATTAGAGAAAGGAATGAAAGATCCCCTTATCATTCATCCTTCTAAACCTCTCGGTGGTGTTAGAACCTTGCCCTTTATTCTAG CAAATGATGGATTTGAGAGAGCAGCCTACTATGGGCTTCAGCCAAATATGATTTTGTATCTAATGGGAGCATATGGACTCGACATGGCCACTGGTTCCAACATTATTTTCTTGTGGTCAGCCGCAACTAATTTTACACCTATTCTCGGCGCTCTTTTGGCGGATACCTATGTGGGCCGCTTTTGGATGATTGGATTTGGTTCCATTGCTACTCTCCTG GGTATGGTGCTTCTATGGTCAACTACTATAATCCCAGGAGCTAGGCCAACATCATATGACAATACAGCCTCCATTTCCTCCACTTCTCCGACACTATTTCAGCTCCTATATCTTTGCTTCTCCCTCGGCCTAATGTCCATTGGTGCCGGTGGTATTAGATCTTCGGCCCTAGCGTTTGGAGCCGATCAGTTGGTAACCATCGAAAGCGATGAAAATGCAAAACCCGAGAGTAGTAAAGCCTTAGCAAGCTTGTTCAATTGGTACTACTTTTCCATTACCATTTCTATGCTCTTTGCCTTGACATGCATTGTGTACATCCAAGACCATTTAGGATGGCAAGTCGGGTTTGCAGTACCCGTCTCTCTTATGTTGGTTTCAGCTGTTTCCTTTTTCTCGGCTTCTTCGTTTTATGTCAAGGTGAAGCCTATGGCCAGCGGCCTCACTCGTTCCGCTCAAGTTGTTGTGGCTGCTTGGAGAAATAGGCATTATAAGTTTTCAAGCCACCCGAGTTCCGAGCTTGTTTATCATGTTGCAAAAGGATCGGCTACAGAATTCCCAACCGAGAAACTAGG GTTTCTGAACAAAGCATGCATTGTAAAGGATCCTAAACCAGATCTCGCCCCCGATGAAATGGCTCAAGATCCATGGTGTCTATGTACAACCGATCAAGTCGAAGAATTCAAATCAATCATGAACATGATCCCATTATGGTCGACAGGAATTATGTTGAGTGTTAGTTCTGTAAGTCTCTCATCATTTCTAGTGCTTCAAGCGAAATCTATGGACCGACATATATTTACACCTAGCTTCGAAATCCCACCAGCCTCGTTTGGAACATTTGCCCTAATCTCAGTCATGACATGGCTCCTTCTCTATGACCGTGTCATCATTCCTTTGGCTTCGAAAGTGATGGGGAAACCCGTACGTATTGACGTCATAACCCGGATGGGGATCGGTTTACTGCTCTCTTTCTTAAACATGGTGCTCATCGGAGCCGTGGAAAATGTTCGCAGAGGAACAACTCGAGAAGGGGATCCATCGACGGCCCTGTCAGCCTTGTGGCTAGTGCCGCAATGTTGCTTGCTAGGTTTAGCTGATGCCTTTACCATGATTGCTCAGATAGAATTCTTTTACTCAGAGTTTCCGAGGAGTATGTCTTGCATATCATCCAACCTTGCTGGGCTATGTGTGGGTGTTTCGAGTTTGATAGCAAGTTTTATACTAACGGTCGTAAATTATGTGACTAAACAAGGTGGGAAGCAGAGTTGGGTGTCAAGTGATCCGAACAAGGGTCATTATGATTATTATTTCTGGCTTCTTGCTGGGTTGAACTTGTTAAATTACATCGGTTTTGTATATTGTAGTAGGGCATATAGGGAAGGGAAGAGGGACTCTCAGGCAAATATATACTCAGCCAACGAGTGA